GCCGCCGCCATCACCCGGGGAGACCTGATGCTGGAGAACGTCATACCAGAGCACGTTGAGTCCGTCAGTGCCAAGATGAGAGAGGCCGGTGTCACAGTGGAGGAGATGCCCGGGGGGATCCGGGTCCGGGGCACCAGGCGCCCCACAGCACTAGACCTGAAGACCCTGCCCTACCCTGGTTTCCCCACGGATATGCAGCCGCAGTTCATGGCCTTGATGAGCGTGGCCGAGGGCACCAGCGTGGTCACGGAGACCGTCTTTGAGAACCGCTTCAAGCATGCGGAGGAGCTCCGGCGCATGGGGGCCAACGTGAAGGTTGAGGGAAGGGCCGCCGTCGTGAAGGGGGTTCCCCACCTCTCCGGGGCTATGGTGGAGGCCACCAATCTCCGAAGTGGCGCCGCCCTGGTCCTGGCAGGCCTGGTGGCAGAGGGAAACACCTGTGTTAGGGGAACCTGCCACATAGACAGGGGCTACGAGAGACTGGAGGAGAAATTGAGATGCCTGGGCGCCGTCATAGACCGGAAGGAGTGAGGCCAAAGGCAAGTCACCGGTGGGGCAGGGGCAGGAGGATCGTGCTCTACTCGACCATTCTCATGGTCCTGGCGGCGCTCTACGCCTTCTACCGTTCCGCCTACTTCCGAGTTGAGGTGGTGGAGGTCGCGGGGACGCAACAGCTCCAGGCTGGGGAGGTCATTGAGGCTACGGGCATTCTACTGGGGACAAGCCTCCTGGGTGTGCGTCCTAGCAAGGTGAAGGCACTCGTAGAGGCTCTCCCCTATGTGAAGGAGGCCCGCGTTATGGTGCGGCTTCCCTCCAGGGTTACCGTGAGCGTGACGGAACGTTCCTGTGTTGGCTACCTGCTGGTGGACAGGTCCTACCTGGCCATCGATGAAGAGGGTGTCCTCCTTGAGAGATGGGAGGGGGCCTTCTTTCTGGACCAGCCGCTGGTGACCGGGGACATTCCCGGGGACATGCTGCCCGGGGAGCGGCTCACCGGGACCACCCTCCTGGATGCTGCCCGCCTCCTAGGCCTCCTCGGGGATTTCCGGGATGAAGTGTCGGAGGTGAACGCGTCAGCCGAGGGCCTGACCCTCTACACCATCCAGGGGCTACCAGTCTACATGGGAAGCCCCGGAGCCCTCATGGAGGAGAAGGTGGCCATCCTCAAGGGGATCCTTGAGGATGCCAAGCGGGAGGGCTTGGACCTGGAGTATGTTGATATCAGGACCTCAAAGCCGGTGGTGCGGCCCAAGGAAGGCACCTATGTGCCCCGGTTCGAGGAGTTCATTGAAGAGGGAGACGATGGTGCTTCATGGTAGGCCTAGAGGGATATTCCTCCCTGCGTTGAATTAGTCTAGGACGGGTTCCAGGGGGTGGCGGTTTGGCCAGGAGACAGGCTATAGTTGCGCTAGACATCGGCACCACGAAGGTTGTGGCCCTCGTGGGTGCAGTTGCCCCCCTCGGTGATGTGAACATCGTAGGGGTAGGTGTGGGGCCCTCCACCGGTATGAGGAAGGGCATCGTGGTGGATATCGATGGCACTGTCAAGTCCATCCAGTCGGCCGTGGATTCTGCCCGGAGGATGTCGGGGCTGGACATAAGGTCGGTGTTCCTGGGGGTCGGGGGTTCGCACATTGCCTCCCTCCGGAACAAGGGAGTCGTGGCGGTGAACCGGGATGACAGGGAGATAACCCGGGCTGACGTGGAGCGCGTCTTGGAGGCGGCCCGGGTCATCAGCATTCCCCCAGACCGGGAGATCATTCACGTGCTTCCCCGGGGCTACACAGTGGATGGCCATGACGGGATCCGTGATCCCGAGGGAATGGTGGGCATCAGGCTGGAGGTAGAGGCAGGAATAATAACCGCGTCGGTTACCAGTCTCCAGAACCTTCTCCGGAGCGTGTACAAGTCTGGGCTGGACGTGGACGACGTGGTGCTCAACCCCTTGGCCTCAGGGGAGGCGGTGCTCCAGGCGGCCGAGAAGGAACTTGGCGTTGTGGTTGCCGACATCGGCGGTGGGACCACTAGTGTAGCCCTCTTTGACGAGGGCAGCCTCTGGTTTTCCAGCATCGTTCCGGTGGCGGGCTCCCACATTACCGGGGACCTGGCTGTAGGACTCAGGACTCCCATCGCCGAGGCCGAGAGGGCAAAGACGGAGTACGGGGTTGCCCTGGAGGAGATGGCGGCCGAGGGTGAGACCTTCCAGATAGCGGGGATCTCCGGTGGTCGCATGAAGGAGGCGCCACTTGGAGAGATTGCCGCCATAATCGAGCCTAGGGCACACGAGATCATGACCATGATCGGTCAGGAGATCAAGCGATCCAGCTTTGGCAAGGTAATCCCTGGCGGGCTGGTCTTGACGGGGGGTACAAGCCTTCTAAGGGGATTGGGGGACTTGGCTGAGAAGTACCTGGAGATGCCTGTACGGGTAGGCCTCCCCAGGGGGGTGGGAGGCCTCACGGATGTTGCCCGTCACCCTGGCTATTCTACTGCCGTGGGGATCCTGATCCATGCTGCCAGGAACCTGGACAGCGCGGGAGAGCGGCCCGTAAGCGGAAGGGTTGGGGGATTATGGCAAAGAATCGGGGGCTTTTTTAGGGGGATGTTCTGAGTCCTTCTTGGGGGGTATGGGTCTTGCTGGATTTCGATATCGAGGCTGAGCGGTTTGCCGTGATCAAGGTAGTAGGTGTGGGCGGGGGTGGGTCCAATGCAGTGAATCGCATGATAGAGGCTGGTCTTAAGGGCGTGGACTTCGTCTCAATAAACACAGACATGCAGGCGTTATCAAGGTCTCACGCCCTGGGGAGGATCCAGATAGGGGAGGGGATCACCAAGGGGCTGGGCGCCGGTGCAGACCCCGAGATCGGCCTGAAGTCTGCGGAGGAGTCCCGCGACCAGATCCTGGAGAGCCTGAGAGGCGCCGACATGGTGTTCATCACCGCCGGCATGGGGGGGGGAACCGGTACCGGAGCCGCCCCTGTGGTTGCCGAGTGCGCCAGGGAAGCGGGGTCTTTGACGGTTGCCGTGGTAACCAAACCCTTTTCCTTTGAGGGCAAGCGGAGGATGGCTGTGGCTGAAGCGGGCATGGCCAATCTCCGGGAGAAGGTGGATACGCTTATAACCATACCAAATGACCGCCTCTTCCAGGTGGTGGACAAGAAGACCTCCATCCTTGACGCCTTCCGCTTTGCTGACGATGTGCTAAGACAGGGGGTGCAAGGGATCTCCGACCTCATCGCCGTGCCGGGACTAATCAACCTGGACTTCGCCGATGTCAAGACCATCATGGCCAACACTGGTTCCGCCCTCATGGGCATCGGCAGGGCCTCAGGGGACACGAGGGCCCAGGACGCCGCCAAGGCGGCCATCTCCAGCCCTCTCCTGGAGACCTCCATCGAGGGAGCCAAGGGGGTGCTCCTTAACATCACCGGCGGCGCCGACCTCGGGCTCTTCGAAGTGAACGAGGCCGCCAGCATTGTGATGTCTGCTAGCGACCAGGAGGCAAACATCATCTTTGGCGCCGTCATCCAGGAGGACATGCAGGATGAGATCAGGGTTACCGTCATAGCCACGGGCTTTGACAGTGGGGGAAGATGGAAGACCCGACGGGAACAGCCAGAATTCGAGGTGCGCCCCCTGGCCGCCGAGGACCTTGAAGTCCCAGCCTTCCTGCGGCGCAGGGAAAAGACGGCATCCTGACGCGCCCGGCCTGAAGTGACAGATTCGGCTCTAGACGGGTAGTAGAATATGGCATAGGGGGGACCCGAAGGCAATAGAAGTATAACATACCCCACGATTCCGGCCGTCTAGGCAGGTGATGCAGGTGACCCAACACCTGAATCTCGATGTTTACGTTGGGGTGAACCTCTTCATGAACTACGCCCTGCTGTGGATGACCGGACGGCTGGTCAGGGCCCGGTTGGTTCACGCTCGTCTCCTTGCTGCCGCAGGGGTCGGTACCGTGTACTCCCTGGCCTTTTTAATGCCTAACCTGGCCTTCCTTTTTAGCACTTCTGCCAAGGTAGTATGCTCCCTAATCATGGTAGCCATTGCCTTCCAGCCCTCCAGGTGGAGGCATCTCATTGCCCCTTCCGCAGTGTTCTTCGGGGTTGCCTTCATTACCGCAGGCTCCATTATGGCCATGGCATTTGCCTGGGGGCAGGGGGCCTTTCCCCTCAGGTGGTGGCTGTTGCCCCTTGGTTTAGGCGCCACGCTAGGCACTAGTTACACGCTCAGCTGGTACCTGGGCCGGGATGCCCGGGTGAGGCCGGGCATGGTTGAGGCAGAGGTGTTCCTGGGGGATGCCCGCGGCCATCTAACGGGGTACCTGGATACCGGGAACTGTCTCCGGGACCCGATCACAGGGGCGCCGGTTCTCCTGGCTGAGCTGGCAGCGGTCAGGGACCTATTACCATGCGGGGCCGGGGTCGCCATGGCGGGAGACCCGCTCAGGGCCATGGATGAACTGGCCTCCACCACCATTGCCAGCAGGGTCAGGCTAATCCCCTACTCAACCGTGGGGAATCCCGGTGGCCTGCTCCTGGGTTTCCGCCCTGATGCGCTGGTCACCACTGCCAGGGGGCGCACGCTGGTAACCCGGGATGTGATAGTGGCCGTGATCCCTGGTGACCTGGGCCTGGGAGCTTGTGACTGTCTCGTCCACCCTGAGCTGGTTCTTGCTGAGGATGATTGAAAGGGAGGGGCTTTGATGTTGCGACCGTTGCCTCGCATGAAGTGGGTCCTAAGGCTCCTGGTGCTACGATTCTGGCAGGTGCTGGGGCTCCCTGTCTTGCCCGTGCTGTACGTTGGATCTAGCGAGGCCCTTCCTCCTCCGCTCTCCACCGACGAGGAGATGTTTCTCATCGGCCGGCTCGGCACTGATGATACCCAAGTGAGATCCGTCCTCATCGAGAGAAACCTCAGGCTGGTTGTTTACATCGCCAGGAAGTTTGAGAACACAGGCATAGGCGTTGAGGACCTGGTGTCCATCGGTACCATAGGGCTGATCAAGGCTGTGAATACCTTTGACCCCCACAAGAAGATCAAGCTGGCCACCTACGCCTCCAAGTGCATCGAGAATGAGATCCTGATGTACCTGAGGAGGCACAACCGCAGCCGTTCCGAGGTGTCCTTCGATGAGCCCCTGAACATTGACTGGGATGGTAACCAGCTGCTGCTCTCGGATGTGCTGGGCACGGAGGGCGATCTCATCTGCCGGGGTATTGAGGAAGAGGTGGACCGCATACTCCTCCGGAAGGCCATGCTGAAGATATCGGGAAGGGAGAGGTCCATAATGGAGCTTCGGTTCGGGCTGAAGGACGGGGTTGAGAGAACCCAGAAGGAGGTGGCGGACCTCCTGGGGATATCCCAGTCCTACATCTCCCGGCTGGAAAAACGGACGATACGGAGGCTGAGGAAGGAAATCAGGCGGATGGAGTAGCCATACTGGCGATGGGGTGTGACCCGGTGGATCCCGCGTCAAACCTAGATGCGCTAAGCAGGGGGCCCAAAACCTTATAATACGGGCATAAAGCCCAGTGATTCGAGCAAGAGGCTTAGCTTGAACGAAGGCATATCGAGCGCTTGAGGAAAAACCCCCTGGCCTGGGCCCTCAGGATGGACAAGTTGAGCCTTGCCGCGCTGGAGGCCTGCCTCTACAGGCACGAGAAGGCTTGGCAGCCGTTCCCGTGCTGTCAGCTTTTGGTGAAGAGGACACCTGCCTCGAACAGCTGTGAGGGCAGCAGCTAACCGGGATCTTACTCCCGGGTGTTTCTGACCAACGCCGGTGACTAACTCCCTTTTGTCGTGCACCTCCGTCACGCCCGTGCTCCTCCAAGAGTGCCGGTGTGACGATCAAATGCACGCATAACCCGTCTGAGGCAGCCAGGAGTACACCTTTGTCCAAGGGCCCACCCGTTACGCGTCACAGTCCATGTCCGAAGTAGTTCCTGGTAGGATAAGGGACATATTCGTATCGAAAGATGCAGTAGTGTACGTATGATTAAGGCAAGGTGAAGATTTCCCACATCCGTGAGGTGAACGGGGGGAGTTCGGCATGGCTGGCAGATTGTTGACGCCTGAGGAGGTGGCTGAGAGGCTCTCAGTGAGCCCCAAGACCGTTCGGGATTGGCTACGCTGCGGAAGCATGAAGGGTTGCAGGATTGGCGGAAAGGGGCTCTGGCGAGTGCGTGAGGCGGACCTGGAGTACTTTCTCCAGGATGAGGTGGGGTACAAGACTGCCCCGCGGGATGACGCTGAAGACATCGAGTGGCTGGAGGCGGAGATCGAGGCCCCACTCCCGTCCTATGACTGGGGCCCGGTGGTCCACCCCCTGTGAAGCCCGTCAAGTACTTGCCGGGCGTTGGCCTTGTGGTGGAGGGTGGCAGATCGCATGCCAAGTGAACCTGTTAGGCTTGGCGACGTCTTGACGGTTGAGCTGCCGCGCCATATCCCTGCCCTCCGGGAACAGGAAGGAGTGAGACCGGCCGTTGTGGTCGGTCCTCCCAAGGGCACCCGCTGTCCCGTGATCGTCATTGTCCCTCTTACCACCGAAAAGGGGCCTTGGACTCAGACGAATCCCAGGCTATACCCGGGCTTGCCGCAGGGAGAAGGAGGCCTCGTCCGGCCGTCCATATCCCTCATCGATCAGGTGAGGTCGATAGACGTCCACAGGGTCCTGGGTTACCTGGGGACTCTGAGTTCCACCGAGTTTGAGCGCATCCAGGCGGGGCTCAGGCACCTTCTCGAGATGTGATGCTCAGTGGAGAGTTCCTTGGAGCACACGGCATGCTAGCCCCTGGGTCAGTGCTGTAGCGTTTGAGTTTCTCGACGGGTCAACCTGGAGTCTCCTATCTGCTCTCCGGGTGGACCCTCTTGTTTCATGGCCTCCCTGGGATTGCTTTCGAGGGCCGTCACGGTCCCCATCAAAGGCACTGCCCCGTGGACGGAACCTGCCGAGAGGCCGGTGGATTGGTCTCTCGGCGATTCCGTGGGGTCGCATACGTCGATGACGGATCCATAGGTGTGATGGCCAGTCTCTTGATGAGGCTCTCAAGTCTTTGGCGTTCCTGCGCCGTGTATGGCTCACGACACGGTCCGTGGCTTGTTGGCTGGCCCGCCGCACCCTGCTGTACGTCTCTTCATTTGTTCAGGAGTATCTAGACAAAGGCCGAGATGTCCTTCTTTTGCCTCTCAGGGAGGCACCGGTAGCGGCGCCACATTGAGACGGTAGAAGAGGTCCTCCCTGAACTGGCTCGCTCTTACCATCCTCTCCAGGTCGCTTTAGTGGCTGCCACGACCCGTGTGTCCACGTACATTGCATTGGCCCTTCCTTGCCCAGTATACCAGCGTCGGGCGCGTTCAATGGTGACGGCGGTTCACAACTGGCAATGACCGGTGGAAGGGTGGCCCGGATCACCAGGGGAGAAGCCATTACCCAAAGCATCAACCCGGGGAATGCGAGACTCCGGCGAATGGCCCAGAGTCTCCGGGGGGAATGGCCGCAGGTGGCCCGGATCCTTACAGAGAGGTATTTTTCGATAGCTCTCGGTTGATCATATGTAATGACACCTTATCCCGGAGATTCACCCAACCTTCACGCTACGATACGCAGGACCCTATTCCCCTAATGGAGGTGACGCTTTCAATGGCGAAGGACCCAGTGTGCGGCCAGGAGGTCAAGTCGGGCAGTTCACCGGAGAAATCGAGTTTCCAGGGGTCCACTTACTTCTTCTGCTCCAAACAGTGCAGGTCGCAGTTTGAATCCAACCCATCTTTATACTCGTCCAAGAAGGGTTTTCGCGGGTAAACAGGTCCCGTTGGGGACCAGGGGCCAGGCCGCCCAGGGAGCTGGCCCCGCTCTCTTTGAGGTAACAGCAGGCACAAATTGCCATATTCAGGCAGCGCCCATGCATACAGACAGAATTGGGAGGGGATAATGAGAGGCGAGAAGCCGGTTTGATGGAGGCCCAGGTATGCTGAACAAGGTTGAGATCTGTGGTGTTAACACGTCCAAGCTCCCGGTGCTGGGCAACGCCAAGATGAGGGAACTCTTCGTCAGGATGCGCCAGGGTGACACCACTGCCCGGGACGAGCTAATCCAGGGCAATCTCAGGCTGGTGCTCAGCGTGATCCAGCGCTTCAACAACCGGGGAGAGTACGTTGATGACCTGTTTCAGGTTGGCTGCATCGGCCTGATGAAGGCCATAGACAACTTCGATCTAGGCCAGAACGTGAAGTTCTCCACCTATGCGGTTCCCATGATCATCGGGGAGATCCGGAGGTACCTGAGGGACAACAACCCCATCAGGGTGTCCCGCTCCCTCAGGGATGTGGCCTACAAGGCCCTCCAGGTAAGGGACTCCCTGGTTAACCGCCTGTCGAGGGAACCCACCATCAACGAGATATCGGAGGAGCTTGGCATACCCAGGGAGGAGATCGTG
The sequence above is drawn from the Bacillota bacterium genome and encodes:
- a CDS encoding FtsQ-type POTRA domain-containing protein, with product MRPKASHRWGRGRRIVLYSTILMVLAALYAFYRSAYFRVEVVEVAGTQQLQAGEVIEATGILLGTSLLGVRPSKVKALVEALPYVKEARVMVRLPSRVTVSVTERSCVGYLLVDRSYLAIDEEGVLLERWEGAFFLDQPLVTGDIPGDMLPGERLTGTTLLDAARLLGLLGDFRDEVSEVNASAEGLTLYTIQGLPVYMGSPGALMEEKVAILKGILEDAKREGLDLEYVDIRTSKPVVRPKEGTYVPRFEEFIEEGDDGASW
- the ftsA gene encoding cell division protein FtsA, yielding MARRQAIVALDIGTTKVVALVGAVAPLGDVNIVGVGVGPSTGMRKGIVVDIDGTVKSIQSAVDSARRMSGLDIRSVFLGVGGSHIASLRNKGVVAVNRDDREITRADVERVLEAARVISIPPDREIIHVLPRGYTVDGHDGIRDPEGMVGIRLEVEAGIITASVTSLQNLLRSVYKSGLDVDDVVLNPLASGEAVLQAAEKELGVVVADIGGGTTSVALFDEGSLWFSSIVPVAGSHITGDLAVGLRTPIAEAERAKTEYGVALEEMAAEGETFQIAGISGGRMKEAPLGEIAAIIEPRAHEIMTMIGQEIKRSSFGKVIPGGLVLTGGTSLLRGLGDLAEKYLEMPVRVGLPRGVGGLTDVARHPGYSTAVGILIHAARNLDSAGERPVSGRVGGLWQRIGGFFRGMF
- the ftsZ gene encoding cell division protein FtsZ — its product is MLDFDIEAERFAVIKVVGVGGGGSNAVNRMIEAGLKGVDFVSINTDMQALSRSHALGRIQIGEGITKGLGAGADPEIGLKSAEESRDQILESLRGADMVFITAGMGGGTGTGAAPVVAECAREAGSLTVAVVTKPFSFEGKRRMAVAEAGMANLREKVDTLITIPNDRLFQVVDKKTSILDAFRFADDVLRQGVQGISDLIAVPGLINLDFADVKTIMANTGSALMGIGRASGDTRAQDAAKAAISSPLLETSIEGAKGVLLNITGGADLGLFEVNEAASIVMSASDQEANIIFGAVIQEDMQDEIRVTVIATGFDSGGRWKTRREQPEFEVRPLAAEDLEVPAFLRRREKTAS
- a CDS encoding sigma-E processing peptidase SpoIIGA; the encoded protein is MTQHLNLDVYVGVNLFMNYALLWMTGRLVRARLVHARLLAAAGVGTVYSLAFLMPNLAFLFSTSAKVVCSLIMVAIAFQPSRWRHLIAPSAVFFGVAFITAGSIMAMAFAWGQGAFPLRWWLLPLGLGATLGTSYTLSWYLGRDARVRPGMVEAEVFLGDARGHLTGYLDTGNCLRDPITGAPVLLAELAAVRDLLPCGAGVAMAGDPLRAMDELASTTIASRVRLIPYSTVGNPGGLLLGFRPDALVTTARGRTLVTRDVIVAVIPGDLGLGACDCLVHPELVLAEDD
- the sigE gene encoding RNA polymerase sporulation sigma factor SigE → MLRPLPRMKWVLRLLVLRFWQVLGLPVLPVLYVGSSEALPPPLSTDEEMFLIGRLGTDDTQVRSVLIERNLRLVVYIARKFENTGIGVEDLVSIGTIGLIKAVNTFDPHKKIKLATYASKCIENEILMYLRRHNRSRSEVSFDEPLNIDWDGNQLLLSDVLGTEGDLICRGIEEEVDRILLRKAMLKISGRERSIMELRFGLKDGVERTQKEVADLLGISQSYISRLEKRTIRRLRKEIRRME
- a CDS encoding helix-turn-helix domain-containing protein, which codes for MAGRLLTPEEVAERLSVSPKTVRDWLRCGSMKGCRIGGKGLWRVREADLEYFLQDEVGYKTAPRDDAEDIEWLEAEIEAPLPSYDWGPVVHPL
- a CDS encoding type II toxin-antitoxin system PemK/MazF family toxin, with the translated sequence MPSEPVRLGDVLTVELPRHIPALREQEGVRPAVVVGPPKGTRCPVIVIVPLTTEKGPWTQTNPRLYPGLPQGEGGLVRPSISLIDQVRSIDVHRVLGYLGTLSSTEFERIQAGLRHLLEM
- a CDS encoding YHS domain-containing protein; this encodes MAKDPVCGQEVKSGSSPEKSSFQGSTYFFCSKQCRSQFESNPSLYSSKKGFRG
- the sigG gene encoding RNA polymerase sporulation sigma factor SigG; the protein is MLNKVEICGVNTSKLPVLGNAKMRELFVRMRQGDTTARDELIQGNLRLVLSVIQRFNNRGEYVDDLFQVGCIGLMKAIDNFDLGQNVKFSTYAVPMIIGEIRRYLRDNNPIRVSRSLRDVAYKALQVRDSLVNRLSREPTINEISEELGIPREEIVYALDAIQEPVSLFEPIYHDGGDPIFVMDQIGDDKNEDLVWLEGIAIREALRKLSQRERLILTLRFFDGKTQMEVADEIGISQAQVSRLEKAALGHMRKNM